The Parachlamydia acanthamoebae genome includes a window with the following:
- a CDS encoding outer membrane beta-barrel protein: MLKNMRLFLALLVLPLALSASEGYYGGLFGGVNFLHKSHTHNHLKYDDGYAISLVGGCAFFDAFRAEVEGSYHRNNLKSVRFGDEKFSCGHARSYCVMGNFFYDLYLGCLINPYVGFGVGVEATHFVISASRHRFKHTRSGCARQVILGLTYPICQHVEASIDYKFRRGVRHTLSQSVCVGIRQFF, from the coding sequence ATGTTAAAAAACATGCGACTATTCCTTGCGCTTTTAGTCCTTCCCCTCGCACTCTCTGCATCAGAAGGCTATTATGGGGGGCTCTTTGGCGGGGTCAATTTTCTACATAAATCACATACCCATAATCATTTAAAATATGACGATGGTTACGCCATTTCGCTAGTGGGAGGCTGTGCTTTTTTTGATGCTTTCCGTGCAGAAGTAGAAGGCAGCTATCACCGAAATAATTTGAAAAGTGTTCGCTTTGGAGATGAAAAGTTTTCTTGTGGACATGCCCGCAGCTACTGTGTTATGGGCAATTTTTTTTATGACCTTTATTTAGGATGTTTAATAAATCCTTATGTAGGCTTTGGTGTGGGTGTTGAAGCAACCCATTTTGTTATTTCAGCTTCTAGACATCGCTTTAAGCATACAAGATCTGGATGCGCGCGTCAGGTTATTTTAGGTCTAACTTATCCCATATGCCAACATGTGGAAGCATCGATCGATTATAAATTCAGACGAGGTGTTCGTCATACACTTTCCCAATCGGTCTGTGTCGGAATTAGACAGTTTTTTTAA